The following are encoded together in the Tamandua tetradactyla isolate mTamTet1 chromosome 14, mTamTet1.pri, whole genome shotgun sequence genome:
- the DTD2 gene encoding D-aminoacyl-tRNA deacylase 2: MAEVVGVPQARALLQQCLHARLQVRPAEGVAAARWVEVQRGLVIYVCFFKGADKELLPKMVNTLLNVKLSETENGKHISILDLPGDILIIPQATLGGKVKGRNMQYHSNSGKEEGLELYSQFVTLCEQEVATNSRCAEAGVVVEHGTYGNRQVLKLDTNGPYTHLIEF, encoded by the exons ATGGCTGAGGTTGTTGGGGTCCCTCAGGCCCGGGCGCTCCTGCAGCAGTGCCTCCACGCCCGACTGCAAGTACGCCCCGCGGAGGGGGTCGCCGCGGCCCGGTGGGTGGAG GTCCAGAGAGGATTAGTGATCTACGTGTGCTTTTTCAAGGGAGCTGATAAAGAACTCCTTCCCAAAATGG TTAATACATTGTTAAATGTGAAATTAAGTGAGACAGAAAATGGCAAGCACATTTCTATATTGGATCTACCCGGTGACATTCTTATCATCCCTCAAGCCACCCTTGGGGGGAAAGTTAAAGGAAGAAACATGCAGTATCACTCTAActctggaaaagaagaaggattAGAACTTTATTCCCAATTTGTGACTCTATGTGAACAAGAAGTAGCTACTAACAGTAGGTGTGCTGAAGCTGGGGTTGTGGTGGAACATGGCACTTATGGGAACAGGCAAGTGTTGAAGCTGGATACAAATGGACCATACACACACCtaa